From a single Phragmites australis chromosome 7, lpPhrAust1.1, whole genome shotgun sequence genomic region:
- the LOC133924966 gene encoding small ribosomal subunit protein uS17-like, with protein MAEQTEKAFLKQPKVFLSTKKSDKGKKPGKGGNRFWKSVGLGFKTPREAIEGTYIDKKCPFTGTVSIRGRIIAGTCHSAKMNRTIIVRRNYLHFVKKYQRYEKRHSNIPAHISPCFRVKEGDHVIIGQCRPLSKTVRFNVLKVIPAGTTGGSGGKKAFTAA; from the exons ATGGCGGAGCAG ACTGAGAAGGCTTTCCTCAAGCAGCCAAAGGTGTTCCTCAG CACAAAGAAATCTGACAAGGGTAAGAAGCCAGGCAAGGGAGGCAACCGATTCTGGAAGAGCGTTGGCCTTGGTTTCAAGACCCCCAGGGAGGCAATTGAAG GTACCTACATTGACAAGAAGTGCCCATTCACTGGAACAGTTTCTATCAGAGGCAGAATTATTGCTGGAACATGCCACAGTGCTAAGATGAACAGAACCATCATTGTTCGCAGGAACTACCTCCACTTTGTTAAGAAATATCAGAG GTATGAGAAGAGGCATTCCAACATTCCAGCTCACATCTCCCCATGCTTCCGTGTCAAGGAAGGTGACCATGTCATCATTGGCCAGTGCAG GCCCCTGTCAAAGACTGTGAGGTTCAACGTCCTGAAAGTCATTCCAGCTGGAACCACCGGTGGTAGCGGCGGGAAGAAGGCCTTCACTGCAGCCTGA
- the LOC133924965 gene encoding uncharacterized protein LOC133924965, producing MTNLQPSLTIPPSFAGASPPSPSPLSGGSGGPALGQASKDKKMASAEQLVLDLCDPELRENALLELSKKREIFQDLAPLLWHSFGTIAALLQEIVSIYPALSPPTLTPGASNRVCNALALLQCVASHPETRILFLNAHIPLYLYPFLNTTSKTRPFEYLRLTSLGVIGALVKVDDTEVISFLLQTEIIPLCLRTMEMGSELSKTVATFIVQKILLDDVGLRYICATAERFFAVGSVLANMVVSLADQPSTRLLKHIIRCYLRLSDNPRACAALQSCLPDMLKDGTFNNCLRDDPATRRWLQQLLHNVTGGGIGGAPQPGLDHMMGI from the exons ATGACGAACCTACAGCCTTCCCTCACCATTCCGCCCTCGTTCGCCGGGGCCTCGCCGCCGTCTCCCTCTCCGCTGTCTGGGGGCAGTGGAGGCCCCGCGCTGGGCCAGGCGTCCAAGGACAAGAAGATGGCGTCGGCGGAGCAGCTGGTGCTGGACCTCTGCGACCCCGAGCTGCGGGAGAACGCCCTCCTCGAGCTCTCCAAG AAAAGAGAGATATTTCAAGATCTTGCCCCGCTGCTGTGGCACTCTTTTGGCACAATTGCTGCGCTACTCCAG GAGATTGTATCAATTTACCCTGCACTTTCACCTCCAACCTTAACACCTGGTGCATCAAACCGTGTCTGCAACGCACTTGCACTTCTTCAG TGTGTTGCATCGCACCCTGAGACCAGGATCCTTTTTTTAAATG CCCACATTCCACTGTACTTGTACCCCTTCTTGAATACAACAAGTAAAACAAGACCTTTTGAGTACTTACGGCTTACTAGCTTGGGTGTCATCGGTGCTCTTGTTAAG GTTGATGATACTGAAGTTATCAGTTTTTTGCTGCAAACTGAAATAATTCCTCTGTGCTTGCGAACCATGGAGATGGGCAGTGAGCTGTCAAAAACT GTGGCAACCTTCATTGTCCAAAAGATTCTTCTAGATGATGTTGGGCTGCGCTACATTTGTGCCACTGCTGAGCGTTTTTTTGCTGTAGGCAGTGTTTTAGCAAACATGGTTGTTTCACTTGCTGATCAGCCTTCCACAAGGTTGCTAAAGCACATCATTCGTTGTTACCTCAGGCTCTCAGATAATCCCAG GGCCTGTGCTGCATTGCAAAGTTGCCTCCCGGACATGCTCAAAGATGGAACATTCAATAACTGTCTGAGG GATGACCCAGCAACAAGGCGTTGGCTCCAACAACTGCTGCATAATGTGACAGGCGGAGGCATAGGAGGAGCTCCTCAGCCAGGCTTGGATCACATGATGGGGATATGA
- the LOC133924967 gene encoding UDP-N-acetylglucosamine diphosphorylase 1-like — MKEEMVVGLSAPAPVGRWGAAPPQALLERMKDYGQEGAFALWDDLSPEYRELLVRDIESLDLSRIDRIIRRSLGSQGIPVPAVEPVPESSVSKVEGRSPEDKERWWKKGLKAISEGKLAVLLLAGGQGTRLGSSDPKGCFSIGLPSGKSLFQLQVERILCVQKLAAQSSESPSNIVPIHLYIMTSPFTDASTRNFFETRRYFGLEADQVTFFQQGTLPCVSADGRFIMETPYRVAKAPDGNGGVYAALKSKKLMEDMVARGVKYVDFYGVDNALVRVADPAFLGYFIDKGVSSAAKVVRKAYPQENVGVFVQRGHGGPLSVVEYSEMDAAMTTEINQSTGRLRYCWSNICLHMFTLDFLNQVANSLEKDSVYHLAEKKIPSIHGFTTGLKLEQFIFDAFTYSPSTALFEVVREEEFAPVKNANGATYDTPDSAKLMLLRLHSRWVVAAGGFLTHSVPLYMTGVEVSPLSSYSGENLEAICRGRTFHAPSEISF; from the exons atgaagGAGGAGATGGTGGTCGGCTtgtcggcgccggcgccggtgggGAGGtggggcgccgcgccgccgcaggCGCTACTGGAGAGGATGAAGGACTACGGCCAGGAGGGCGCCTTCGCGCTCTGGGACGATCTCTCGCCCGAGTACCGGGAGCTCCTCGTCCGGGACATCGAG AGTCTAGATCTTTCAAGGATCGATCGGATCATTCGACGCTCCCTTGGATCACAAG GCATCCCGGTGCCTGCCGTCGAGCCTGTGCCGGAATCCAGTGTCTCGAAGGTGGAGGGCAGGTCTCCGGAGGACAAAGAAAGATGGTGGAAGAAGGGGCTGAAAGCCATTTCAGAGGGGAAGCTGGCCGTTCTCCTTTTGGCCGGGGGTCAG GGTACTCGGCTTGGCAGCTCAGATCCTAAGGGATGTTTCA GCATTGGACTTCCATCTGGAAAGTCACTTTTCCAACTCCAGGTTGAACGGATTTTGTGTGTTCAAAAGCTGGCTGCTCAATCTAGTGAAA GCCCAAGTAACATTGTGCCAATCCACTTGTACATAATGACAAGCCCATTTACTGATGCTTCCACCCGCAATTTCTTTGAAACCCGTAGATATTTTGGCTTAGAGGCTGACCAA GTGACGTTTTTCCAACAAGGCACTCTTCCATGTGTGTCTGCTGATGGAAGATTTATTATGGAGACACCATATAGG GTGGCAAAGGCTCCCGATGGCAATGGTGGAGTTTATGCTG CACTAAAATCTAAAAAgctgatggaagatatggttgCACGAGGTGTAAAATATGTTGATTTTTATGGAGTTGACAACGCACTG GTCCGTGTTGCAGATCCAGCATTCCTAGGGTACTTCATTGACAAAGGTGTATCTTCAGCTGCTAAAGTGGTTAGGAAG GCCTATCCACAAGAGAACGTTGGAGTATTTGTTCAAAGAGGTCATGGTGGACCTCTCTCTGTGGTTGAGTACAGTGAAATGGATGCAGCTATGACTACTGAAATTAATCAATCAACAGGACGCCTTCGTTATTGTTGGAGCAAT ATCTGCCTGCATATGTTCACTTTGGACTTTTTGAATCAAGTGGCAAACAGCCTTGAAAAGGACAGTGT ATATCACCTAGCCGAGAAGAAAATTCCCTCCATCCATGGGTTTACAACGGGCCTGAAGCTTGAACAGTTTATATTCGATGCTTTCACTTACTCCCCATCCACGGCACTTTTTGAG GTCGTGCGGGAAGAGGAATTCGCACCAGTAAAGAATGCTAACGGTGCAACGTATGACACCCCAGATAGTGCGAAACTCATGCTGCTCCGTCTCCATAGCAGATGGGTAGTCGCTGCTGGTGGCTTCTTGACCCATTCTGTGCCCTTGTATATGACAG GCGTCGAAGTTTCTCCGCTTTCCTCCTATTCTGGAGAGAACCTGGAAGCAATCTGCCGTGGACGGACATTCCATGCGCCGAGCGAGATATCGTTTTAG
- the LOC133924964 gene encoding uncharacterized protein LOC133924964, with the protein MAFLLPKLTTPSCKSPQSPFKPQLGLPGHGGGKLHGSGAAQAAAPGHLSLLLLLSASQQEAAAVPAAKSTETKNRGKGGGRAGGDPQRSDFYLNLGTAVRTLRDDLPAVFVREPNYDVYREDITFVDPLNTFHGIDNYKTIFWALRFHGRLLFREIGLDISRIWQLTENSIVVRWELWGTPRVPWESYGCFSGTSRYKVDRNGKIYEHKVDNLALDFPRSVAKVGSIADMVVATCPPSPNLTFWDVVGTGNGCSWTKLYEAVVEAVEWEGHSSTGIGIEGLVTCS; encoded by the exons ATGGCGTTCCTCCTCCCCAAGCTCACCACGCCGTCCTGCAAGTCGCCCCAGAGCCCCTTCAAGCCGCAGCTTGGACTTCCGGGTCACGGCGGCGGCAAGCTTCACGGCTCCGGCGCGGCGCAGGCCGCGGCCCCGGGCCACCTCAGCCTCCTTCTCCTGCTCAGCGCCTCGCAGCAAGaagccgccgccgtccccgcgGCCAAATCCACGGAGACTAAAAACCGGGGCAAGGGCGGCGGCAGGGCCGGTGGGGATCCTCAAAGGTCGGATTTTTACCTTAATCTCGGGACGGCGGTGCGCACGCTGCGCGACGACCTGCCCGCTGTGTTCGTCCGGGAACCCAACTACGATGTCTACCG TGAAGACATCACATTTGTTGACCCACTGAACACTTTCCATGGGATTGACAACTACAAGACAATCTTCTGGGCACTTAGATTCCACGGGCGTCTACTATTCCGTGAGATTGGGCTTGACATATCACGCATTTGGCAACTGACAGAGAACTCAATAGTTGTCCGGTGGGAGCTGTGGGGCACCCCGCGTGTCCCGTGGGAATCATACGGCTGCTTCAGTGGCACATCGAGATACAAGGTTGACAGGAATGGCAAAATCTACGAACATAAAGTTGACAACTTGGCATTGGACTTCCCGCGTTCAGTAGCGAAAGTGGGCAGCATTGCTGACATGGTTGTTGCCACATGCCCGCCAAGCCCCAATTTGACATTTTGGGACGTTGTTGGGACAGGCAATGGGTGCTCATGGACAAAGCTTTATGAAGCGGTGGTGGAAGCTGTGGAGTGGGAAGGCCATAGTTCTACAGGCATTGGCATTGAAGGTCTAGTCACTTGTTCATAG